From a single Sus scrofa isolate TJ Tabasco breed Duroc chromosome 13, Sscrofa11.1, whole genome shotgun sequence genomic region:
- the PDE12 gene encoding 2',5'-phosphodiesterase 12: MWRLPGARAALRGVRTAVERHSRAEAATETAAGVMERAVVRCVPSEPKLSLSFALADGSHKNMQRDQSEPLGRALSRIATNALKGHAKAAAARKSRKNRPNAGGGGACAGSGPEPAAACEPVVKLYYREEAVAEDVLNVDAWQDGAVLQIGDVKYKVERNPPSLTELQLPRYIMAGFPVCPKLGLEFGDPAGSLFRWYKETKPTAVEPEGGGPSSLSPSSPSPGWTETGVNERVYTPSNADIGLRLKLHCTPGNGQRFGPSRELESVCSVEAGPGTCTFDHRHLYTKKVTDDALIRTVSYNLLADTYAQTEFSRTVLYPYCAPYALELDYRQNLIQKELTGYNADLICLQEVDRDVFTDSLVPALEAFGLEGVFRIKQHEGLATFYRKSKFSLLSQHDIAFHEALQSDPLHKELLEKLVLYPAAQEKVLQRSSVLQVSVLQSTKDSSKKICVANTHLYWHPKGGYIRLIQMAVALAHIRHVSCDLYPGIPVVFCGDFNSTPSTGMYHFVINGSIPEDHEDWASNGEEERCNMSLTHFFKLKSACGEPAYTNYVGGFHGCLDYIFIDLNTLEVEQVIPLPSHEEVTTHQALPSVSHPSDHIALVCDLKWK, from the exons atgtggaggctcccaggcgcCCGCGCCGCGCTTCGTGGGGTCCGCACGGCGGTGGAGCGGCACAGTCGAGCTGAGGCGGCGACTGAGACCGCGGCAGGCGTGATGGAGCGCGCTGTAGTGCGCTGTGTGCCCTCGGAGCCTAAGCTTAGCTTGTCCTTCGCTCTGGCCGACGGTAGCCACAAGAATATGCAGCGCGACCAGAGCGAGCCGCTGGGTCGGGCCCTCAGCCGGATCGCTACTAATGCTCTCAAAGGCCACGCTAAGGCGGCCGCGGCCAGGAAGAGCAGGAAGAACCGGCCAAACGCAGGCGGCGGTGGGGCCTGTGCGGGGTCTGGGCCCGAGCCGGCTGCAGCCTGCGAACCCGTAGTGAAGCTGTACTACCGGGAGGAGGCAGTGGCTGAAGACGTGCTCAATGTGGACGCCTGGCAGGACGGTGCGGTGCTGCAGATCGGCGATGTCAAATACAAGGTAGAGCGCAACCCGCCCTCCCTCaccgagctgcagttgccgcgCTACATCATGGCCGGCTTCCCGGTGTGCCCCAAGCTCGGCCTCGAATTTGGGGATCCCGCCGGCTCCCTCTTCCGCTGGTACAAGGAAACCAAACCTACAGCGGTGGAGCCTGAGGGCGGAGGCCCCTCGTCATTGTCTCCCTCTTCACCTTCTCCTGGTTGGACCGAGACGGGTGTGAACGAGCGCGTCTACACCCCGTCCAATGCTGACATCGGGCTACGGCTCAAACTTCATTGTACCCCAGGCAATGGGCAGCGCTTCGGACCAAGCCGAGAATTGGAAAGTGTGTGTTCGGTGGAGGCCGGGCCCGGCACGTGCACCTTTGACCACCGGCATCTCTACACGAAGAAGGTGACTGACGACGCCCTCATCCGCACAGTCTCCTACAACCTTCTGGCCGACACATATGCCCAGACTGAGTTCTCACGGACGGTCCTGTACCCGTACTGTGCCCCTTACGCCCTGGAACTCGACTACCGCCAGAACCTTATCCAAAAGGAACTCACGGGCTACAACGCCGACCTCATCTGTTTGCAGGAAGTTGACCGCGACGTGTTTACAGACAGCTTGGTGCCGGCCCTCGAGGCCTTTGGGCTGGAGGGCGTGTTTCGAATCAAGCAGCATGAAGGCCTCGCTACTTTTTACCGAAAGTCCAAGTTCAGCCTCCTTAGCCAGCATGACATTGCTTTCCATGAGGCCCTGCAGTCCGACCCACTTCACAAAGAACTGCTGGAGAAACTGGTTTTATACCCAGCAGCGCAGGAAAAGGTGCTTCAGAGATCTTCTGTCCTTCAG gtttcTGTTCTTCAGTCTACAAAGGACTCCTCTAAAAAGATATGTGTTGCTAATACCCATCTCTACTGGCACCCCAAAG GTGGGTACATTCGTCTCATTCAAATGGCAGTAGCCTTGGCTCACATTAGACATGTCTCTTGTGATTTGTATCCTGGCATACCAGTTGTATTTTGTGGGGACTTTAATAGTACCCCATCAACAGGAATGTATCACTTTGTCATCAATGGCAGCATTCCAGAGGATCATGAAGACTGGGCTTCAAATGGGGAAGAAGAACGATGCAACATGTCTCTTACCCATTTCTTCAAACTGAAAAGTGCTTGTGGTGAACCTGCTTATACAAATTATGTTGGTGGTTTTCATGGATGTCTGGATTACATTTTCATTGACTTAAACACTTTAGAGGTTGAACAGGTGATTCCATTACCAAGTCATGAAGAAGTTACCACCCACCAGGCCTTACCTAGTGTTTCCCATCCTTCTGATCATATAGCACTTGTGTGCGacttaaaatggaaatag